One Curtobacterium herbarum genomic window carries:
- a CDS encoding LuxR C-terminal-related transcriptional regulator: MVEETASSEGRPTTAPARLSWPVITRDEEDRAVAVVGEHRWSVALVGTAGLGKTTVAARVTDRVAEQEREADPLVVPITAVAAGSSMPFGAVSDRFGDVLGDDLTEPVPAEARLRDAAEAEGRDLLLRVDDADLLDALSARYVAWLVRDQHARLVLTCRDFTALAEPLRALWQDDLLERIDLEPLDLAETSSLIERALGAPLEPASVEQVHRATQGNPLYLREVVRAGLSSGALEHTALSWYWRGRVTASLSLADMYRTELGALPGELRDVVEIVALAEPIPLSRLITLVDGHDLDRMVGLGFVRIDSTDTGSPVARSSHPLIGEVVRALVPVARRTALFARANAFRTDRPEGAPPAARLRSTLWALECGIVPPVDQLLDAARVAGGLQEHESAIALTTAALNAGADAGLTPTDRVRTHCLRSLAYGYSSGREAGRLDAEAAWGLVTSGVPVDDVAVVEACETLANLRQFHDDDTPAAVTLTEAAMRFVGPDTLEQLRVLRLSHLGWGGDFAEVREEIERTGVLHAPAIPRSFLPIAPCAVAALGTGGRLDDALRLAQACLATAAVHLEDSPWSVGEIVSVMHQVQVWRGDIAEMVTQVPVSRSDPFLKYDFTLELFGIGNRALGQRRWSDAVTAFTAACERYAVDDPGGFAAYAWARLAMSQAYAGMTDAAAESVERARTTPLRAMRILADQIEMTIAWTEALLGNPAGLYRADELIARGTASGAWTHVLYGQALHYVMDVSSGRDTAASLGRLQEATTRVDGPLAHAITRYVDALRSGDRGWIASAQADLAACGMAVSAGRRTQPLTKREYEVAQLAAQGFSNRRIAEQLGLSVRTIDAHMSRVFAKWDLHARSELAELV, from the coding sequence ATGGTCGAGGAGACCGCGTCGAGCGAGGGCCGTCCGACGACCGCTCCCGCACGTCTGTCCTGGCCGGTGATCACCCGTGACGAAGAGGACCGGGCCGTCGCCGTCGTCGGGGAACACCGGTGGAGCGTCGCCCTCGTCGGCACCGCCGGACTCGGCAAGACCACCGTCGCCGCCCGCGTGACCGACCGGGTCGCCGAGCAGGAGCGCGAGGCGGATCCGCTCGTCGTGCCGATCACCGCCGTGGCGGCCGGCTCGTCGATGCCGTTCGGCGCGGTGTCGGACCGCTTCGGGGACGTCCTGGGCGACGACCTGACCGAACCCGTCCCGGCCGAGGCGCGCCTGCGTGACGCGGCCGAGGCGGAGGGACGCGACCTGCTGCTCCGCGTGGACGACGCCGACCTGCTCGACGCGCTGTCCGCCCGGTACGTCGCCTGGCTCGTCCGTGACCAGCACGCACGGCTCGTCCTCACCTGCCGGGACTTCACCGCCCTGGCCGAACCGCTGCGTGCGCTGTGGCAGGACGACCTGCTCGAACGCATCGACCTGGAACCGCTCGACCTGGCCGAGACCTCGTCGCTGATCGAGCGCGCACTCGGCGCCCCCCTCGAACCGGCGTCGGTGGAGCAGGTGCACCGCGCCACGCAGGGCAACCCGCTGTACCTGCGGGAGGTCGTCCGGGCAGGCCTGTCCTCCGGCGCGCTCGAGCACACCGCCCTCAGCTGGTACTGGCGTGGGCGGGTCACGGCGTCGCTGAGCCTCGCGGACATGTACCGCACCGAACTCGGGGCGCTGCCGGGCGAACTTCGGGACGTCGTGGAGATCGTCGCCCTCGCCGAACCGATCCCGCTGTCCCGCCTGATCACCCTGGTCGACGGGCACGACCTCGACCGCATGGTGGGACTCGGCTTCGTCCGCATCGACTCCACGGACACCGGCAGCCCGGTCGCGCGGTCCTCGCACCCGCTCATCGGCGAGGTCGTCCGTGCCCTGGTGCCGGTCGCCCGCCGCACCGCCCTGTTCGCCCGGGCCAACGCGTTCCGTACCGACCGACCCGAGGGGGCACCGCCGGCCGCCCGGCTCCGCTCCACCCTCTGGGCGCTGGAGTGCGGCATCGTGCCCCCGGTCGACCAGCTGCTCGACGCCGCCCGGGTCGCCGGCGGCCTGCAGGAGCACGAGAGCGCCATCGCCCTGACCACCGCGGCCCTCAACGCCGGGGCCGACGCCGGTCTGACCCCGACCGACCGGGTGCGCACCCACTGCCTCCGGTCCCTGGCGTACGGCTACAGCAGCGGTCGAGAGGCAGGACGACTCGACGCCGAAGCAGCCTGGGGCCTGGTGACCTCGGGGGTGCCGGTCGACGACGTCGCCGTGGTCGAGGCCTGCGAGACGCTCGCGAACCTCCGTCAGTTCCACGACGACGACACCCCGGCAGCCGTGACGCTCACCGAGGCCGCGATGCGGTTCGTCGGCCCGGACACCCTCGAGCAGCTGCGGGTCCTGCGGCTGTCGCACCTCGGCTGGGGCGGCGACTTCGCCGAGGTCCGCGAGGAGATCGAGCGCACGGGAGTCCTGCACGCCCCCGCGATCCCCCGGTCGTTCCTGCCGATCGCCCCCTGCGCCGTCGCGGCCCTGGGCACCGGGGGCCGGCTCGACGACGCCCTGCGGCTGGCGCAGGCGTGCCTGGCCACGGCGGCGGTGCACCTCGAGGACTCCCCGTGGAGCGTCGGCGAGATCGTGTCGGTCATGCACCAGGTGCAGGTCTGGCGGGGCGACATCGCCGAGATGGTGACCCAGGTGCCGGTCAGCCGGTCGGACCCGTTCCTGAAGTACGACTTCACGCTCGAGCTGTTCGGCATCGGCAACCGGGCCCTCGGCCAGCGCCGGTGGTCGGATGCGGTCACCGCGTTCACGGCCGCCTGCGAGCGGTACGCCGTCGACGACCCGGGCGGGTTCGCCGCGTACGCGTGGGCGCGCCTGGCGATGTCGCAGGCCTACGCGGGGATGACGGACGCGGCCGCCGAGTCCGTCGAGCGGGCACGGACGACCCCGCTGCGGGCGATGCGGATCCTGGCCGACCAGATCGAGATGACGATCGCCTGGACGGAGGCGCTGCTCGGCAACCCCGCCGGGCTGTACCGGGCCGACGAGCTCATCGCCCGCGGCACCGCCTCGGGCGCCTGGACACACGTGCTCTACGGGCAGGCGCTGCACTACGTGATGGACGTCTCGTCCGGGCGGGACACCGCGGCGTCGCTCGGTCGGCTGCAGGAGGCGACCACCCGGGTCGACGGTCCCCTGGCGCACGCGATCACCCGGTACGTCGACGCGCTGCGGTCCGGTGACCGCGGCTGGATCGCCAGCGCCCAGGCCGACCTGGCCGCGTGCGGGATGGCGGTGTCGGCCGGGCGGCGGACGCAGCCGCTGACGAAGCGGGAGTACGAGGTCGCCCAGCTCGCGGCGCAGGGGTTCTCGAACCGCCGGATCGCCGAGCAGCTGGGGTTGTCGGTGCGGACGATCGACGCCCACATGTCGCGGGTGTTCGCGAAGTGGGACCTGCACGCGCGGTCGGAGCTCGCCGAGCTGGTCTGA
- a CDS encoding DUF4184 family protein, giving the protein MPFTISHAVVALPFRRSALPVAAVAVGSMAPDAVLFAPVLPPYGFAHSWPGVVTVDLAVSLVVLAAWWFLVRPAWTPVLPARYRAQLPGWDRPERIPPTRIPQVVLACLLGSVTHVVWDACSHPDGWVVRHVPSLRSEVGGHPVSALVQDGSSVGGLLLLLVLLLRWARRAAAASDVAAVGRASRPDRAAVATVRSEREARTVPVAALAAVLLVALVTAGSVALDDGGVGTVVLREAFALPPTVAVTLVVGALVLLLVRRGRTTDARAQSESSAQADAQTDRSAQSESSAQTNRQERGEVRP; this is encoded by the coding sequence GTGCCGTTCACCATCAGCCACGCGGTCGTCGCCCTGCCGTTCCGCCGCTCCGCGCTGCCCGTCGCGGCGGTCGCCGTCGGCTCGATGGCCCCCGACGCCGTGCTCTTCGCACCTGTCCTGCCGCCGTACGGCTTCGCGCACTCCTGGCCCGGTGTCGTGACGGTCGACCTGGCGGTGTCGCTGGTCGTGCTCGCCGCGTGGTGGTTCCTCGTCCGTCCCGCGTGGACGCCGGTCCTGCCCGCCCGGTACCGCGCGCAGCTGCCCGGCTGGGACCGGCCCGAACGGATCCCGCCGACGCGGATCCCCCAGGTCGTCCTCGCCTGTCTGCTCGGCAGCGTGACGCACGTCGTCTGGGACGCCTGCTCGCACCCGGACGGCTGGGTCGTCCGGCACGTGCCGTCACTCCGGTCCGAGGTCGGCGGGCACCCCGTGTCCGCCCTCGTCCAGGACGGCTCGAGCGTCGGCGGGCTGCTCCTGCTCCTCGTCCTGCTGCTGCGGTGGGCGCGACGCGCGGCGGCGGCGAGCGACGTGGCGGCGGTGGGGCGGGCCTCCCGGCCGGACCGCGCGGCGGTCGCGACGGTCCGTTCCGAACGGGAGGCCCGCACCGTCCCCGTCGCCGCCCTCGCGGCCGTCCTGCTGGTCGCGCTGGTGACCGCGGGGTCGGTCGCCCTCGACGACGGCGGCGTCGGCACGGTCGTGCTCCGTGAGGCGTTCGCGCTGCCACCGACGGTCGCGGTGACGCTGGTCGTCGGGGCGCTCGTGCTGCTGCTGGTGCGGCGCGGTCGGACGACGGACGCGCGAGCGCAGTCGGAGTCGTCAGCGCAGGCGGACGCGCAGACGGACCGGTCAGCGCAGTCGGAGTCGTCAGCGCAGACGAACCGGCAGGAACGCGGCGAGGTCCGCCCGTGA
- a CDS encoding sterol carrier family protein: MPPRTIEDAVGRAALDAVTAGATDRASIATAVRWTLQRLAEDVPGNSVEVRVPPFAAVQAVPGPRHTRGTPPNVVETDPTTWLALATGRLRWDDPDTARRVSASGSRADLAAFLPVRLR, from the coding sequence ATGCCGCCGAGGACCATCGAAGACGCCGTCGGACGGGCAGCCCTGGACGCCGTGACCGCCGGTGCGACGGACCGGGCCTCGATCGCGACCGCCGTCCGCTGGACCCTGCAGCGCCTGGCCGAGGACGTGCCGGGCAACAGCGTGGAGGTCCGGGTCCCACCGTTCGCCGCCGTGCAGGCCGTGCCCGGACCCCGGCACACCCGCGGCACCCCGCCGAACGTCGTCGAGACCGACCCGACGACGTGGCTCGCGCTCGCCACCGGCCGACTGCGCTGGGACGACCCCGACACCGCCCGGCGGGTCAGTGCGTCCGGGTCACGGGCGGACCTCGCCGCGTTCCTGCCGGTTCGTCTGCGCTGA
- the purD gene encoding phosphoribosylamine--glycine ligase — MRILVLGSGAREHAIITALLAENAASPDRGGHVITAAPGNAGIAADVETVALDPSNGALVAEYAFENDVDLVVVGPEAPLIAGVADPLRTRGIPVFGPGKAAAQLEGSKAFAKRIMAEAGVPTGRPVYAGTVDEAAAALDDLGAPYVVKADGLAAGKGVLVTEDRQAALDHAAYWLQHGHVVVEEFLDGEEVSLFFLSDGHDVRPLSPAQDYKRLADGDLGPNTGGMGAYSPLPWLDERWGSEQVFVDEVTELVALPTVRQLEHEGTPFVGLLYCGLIVTEQGVRVIEFNARFGDPETQVVLPRLATPLSSLLLAAATGQLGSTPRPEFRDQAAVTVVLASEGYPENPVTGRVVTGVDDANARDGVAVLHAATGTLDGDLVATGGRVLSVVATGADFAEARDRAYAGLHDITLPGGQFRTDIATKVVR, encoded by the coding sequence GTGCGAATCCTCGTCCTCGGTTCCGGTGCCCGCGAGCACGCGATCATCACGGCCCTCCTGGCGGAGAACGCCGCGTCCCCGGACCGCGGCGGCCACGTCATCACGGCCGCGCCGGGCAACGCCGGCATCGCGGCCGACGTCGAGACGGTGGCGCTCGACCCGTCGAACGGCGCGCTGGTGGCGGAGTACGCGTTCGAGAACGACGTCGACCTGGTCGTCGTCGGTCCGGAAGCCCCGCTGATCGCCGGTGTCGCCGACCCGCTCCGCACCCGCGGCATCCCGGTCTTCGGACCCGGCAAGGCCGCCGCGCAGCTCGAGGGCTCGAAGGCGTTCGCCAAGCGGATCATGGCCGAGGCCGGGGTGCCGACCGGACGCCCGGTGTACGCCGGCACGGTCGACGAAGCCGCGGCGGCGCTCGACGACCTCGGCGCCCCGTACGTCGTCAAGGCCGACGGGCTGGCGGCCGGCAAGGGCGTCCTGGTGACCGAGGACCGGCAGGCGGCACTCGACCACGCGGCCTACTGGCTGCAGCACGGGCACGTCGTGGTCGAGGAGTTCCTCGACGGCGAAGAAGTGTCGCTGTTCTTCCTCAGCGACGGGCACGACGTCCGGCCGCTCTCCCCCGCGCAGGACTACAAGCGCCTGGCCGACGGCGACCTCGGGCCGAACACCGGCGGCATGGGCGCGTACTCGCCGCTGCCGTGGCTCGACGAGCGCTGGGGCTCGGAGCAGGTCTTCGTGGACGAGGTCACCGAGCTCGTCGCGCTGCCGACCGTCCGCCAGCTCGAGCACGAGGGCACCCCCTTCGTCGGCCTGCTCTACTGCGGCCTGATCGTCACCGAGCAGGGCGTCCGCGTCATCGAGTTCAACGCCCGGTTCGGCGACCCCGAGACCCAGGTCGTCCTCCCCCGCCTGGCGACCCCGCTGAGCAGCCTGCTGTTGGCCGCCGCGACCGGGCAACTCGGCAGCACCCCGCGGCCGGAGTTCCGCGACCAGGCCGCCGTCACCGTCGTCCTGGCAAGCGAGGGCTACCCGGAGAACCCGGTCACCGGTCGGGTCGTCACCGGCGTCGACGACGCGAACGCCCGCGACGGCGTCGCGGTCCTGCACGCCGCGACCGGCACCCTCGACGGGGACCTCGTCGCCACCGGCGGCCGCGTGCTCAGCGTCGTCGCGACCGGGGCCGACTTCGCCGAGGCCCGCGACCGCGCGTACGCGGGACTGCACGACATCACCCTGCCCGGCGGTCAGTTCCGCACCGACATCGCCACGAAGGTCGTCCGATGA
- a CDS encoding phosphoribosylaminoimidazolesuccinocarboxamide synthase, with amino-acid sequence MSTAPVVAGWRHVSSGKVRELYVPADTADVAGATELLLLASDRVSAYDFALEPPIPGKGELLTRLSRFWFDQLRDVPNHLITPSSTTTPVPADVDARSMHVMPLRMFPVECVVRGYLVGSGWAEYQQSGSVCGVALPAGLSNGDRLPEPIYTPAYKAPQGEHDENISFERTEELVGPADAAALRDLSLAVYSEAAAIALQRGVVIADTKFEFGRDADGLIRIADEVLTSDSSRYWDAAAYESGNRTDSFDKQIVRDWLSAHWDRTGTPPVLPDEVVERTAARYRELIERLGA; translated from the coding sequence ATGAGCACCGCACCCGTCGTCGCCGGCTGGCGACACGTCTCGTCCGGCAAGGTCCGCGAGCTCTACGTCCCGGCGGACACCGCCGACGTCGCCGGCGCCACCGAGTTGCTGCTGCTGGCCTCGGACCGGGTCAGCGCGTACGACTTCGCGCTGGAACCGCCGATCCCCGGCAAGGGCGAGCTGCTGACTCGGCTGTCCCGCTTCTGGTTCGACCAGCTCCGCGACGTCCCGAACCACCTGATCACCCCGAGCAGCACGACGACCCCGGTGCCCGCCGACGTCGACGCCCGCTCCATGCACGTCATGCCGCTCCGGATGTTCCCGGTCGAGTGCGTCGTCCGCGGCTACCTGGTCGGCAGCGGCTGGGCCGAGTACCAGCAGTCCGGCAGCGTCTGCGGTGTCGCCCTGCCCGCCGGGCTGTCGAACGGCGACCGCCTGCCGGAACCGATCTACACGCCGGCGTACAAGGCGCCGCAGGGTGAGCACGACGAGAACATCTCGTTCGAGCGCACCGAGGAGCTGGTCGGACCGGCCGATGCCGCTGCCCTCCGCGACCTGTCGCTCGCGGTGTACTCCGAAGCGGCGGCGATCGCCCTGCAGCGCGGGGTCGTCATCGCGGACACGAAGTTCGAGTTCGGTCGCGACGCCGACGGGCTGATCCGCATCGCGGACGAGGTCCTGACGAGCGACTCCAGCCGCTACTGGGACGCCGCCGCGTACGAGTCGGGCAACCGCACGGACTCGTTCGACAAGCAGATCGTCCGCGACTGGCTCAGTGCGCACTGGGACCGGACGGGTACCCCGCCGGTGCTGCCGGACGAGGTCGTCGAGCGGACGGCGGCCCGGTACCGCGAACTGATCGAGCGCCTCGGGGCCTGA
- a CDS encoding PP2C family protein-serine/threonine phosphatase, with protein sequence MSIEHVEQHADQASAPETARRAALLAALDVVQGGPEERFERITRIAREAFGVAGSFLNLAGDDLLFHKSQQADAVFPGATPLRDTFCGRTLQQDGPVVVADARVDQRFSDLPMVNNDPNVRFYAGVPLHVGADATKVGTLCLIDPQPRTLTADDVALLQELAVWAERELATGLDDDRIRAVLSGLQPQTVDLPGWTIGGTSIPHGIVSGDFHDWRVSGDAVDLTVADVMGKGMAAGLLAAGMRGALLARCNEVPTTAVAALEEQVAPDLSAAEAFATLFHGRLDTTTGILDFVDAGHGLVLHLHADGTESVLRSVDLPIGLHPIGIDRAVGQLVLQPGDSLVLVSDGALELWDSTLASLSRLGALYRRSSDLGAFLAGVRGRAIEHDPGDDLTVVVVSRDA encoded by the coding sequence ATGAGCATCGAGCACGTGGAGCAGCATGCGGATCAGGCTTCCGCTCCCGAAACCGCTCGTCGTGCTGCCCTCCTGGCCGCCCTGGACGTCGTGCAGGGTGGGCCCGAGGAGCGCTTCGAACGCATCACCCGGATCGCTCGCGAGGCCTTCGGCGTCGCCGGCTCCTTCCTCAACCTGGCGGGCGACGACCTGCTCTTCCACAAGTCCCAGCAGGCCGACGCCGTGTTCCCCGGGGCGACGCCGCTCCGGGACACCTTCTGCGGTCGCACCCTGCAGCAGGACGGGCCCGTGGTCGTGGCGGACGCCCGCGTCGACCAGCGGTTCTCGGACCTGCCGATGGTGAACAACGACCCGAACGTCCGCTTCTACGCCGGGGTGCCGCTGCACGTCGGGGCCGACGCGACCAAGGTCGGCACGCTCTGCCTCATCGACCCGCAGCCCCGGACCCTCACCGCGGACGACGTCGCCCTGCTGCAGGAACTCGCAGTGTGGGCGGAACGCGAGCTCGCCACCGGCCTCGACGACGACCGGATCCGCGCGGTCCTGTCGGGACTGCAGCCGCAGACCGTCGACCTGCCGGGCTGGACCATCGGCGGCACGTCGATCCCGCACGGCATCGTGTCCGGCGACTTCCACGACTGGCGGGTCTCCGGGGACGCCGTCGACCTGACCGTCGCCGACGTGATGGGCAAGGGGATGGCCGCCGGTCTCCTCGCCGCCGGCATGCGCGGGGCGCTGCTCGCACGGTGCAACGAGGTCCCGACGACCGCGGTCGCCGCGCTCGAGGAGCAGGTGGCGCCGGACCTCAGCGCCGCCGAGGCCTTCGCGACCCTGTTCCACGGCCGGCTCGACACGACCACCGGCATCCTCGACTTCGTCGACGCGGGGCACGGCCTGGTGCTGCACCTGCACGCCGACGGCACCGAGTCGGTCCTGCGCTCGGTCGACCTGCCGATCGGCCTGCACCCGATCGGCATCGACCGTGCCGTCGGGCAGCTCGTCCTGCAGCCGGGCGACTCGCTCGTGCTGGTCAGCGACGGCGCGCTCGAGCTGTGGGACTCGACCCTGGCGTCGCTGTCCCGCCTCGGTGCGCTGTACCGGAGGTCGTCGGACCTCGGCGCGTTCCTGGCCGGTGTCCGTGGGCGTGCGATCGAGCACGACCCGGGTGACGACCTGACCGTCGTCGTGGTGTCCCGCGACGCCTGA
- the lepB gene encoding signal peptidase I, whose protein sequence is MSDQTNSDDTPSNDASSSATADTAAADERRRSTRRFIRDLVIIVVAALLASFLVKAYLVRSFYIPSESMENTLLVGDRVLVNELVPHAMRLERGDVVVFRDPNAWLGPGQGDDLIKRVIGLPGDRVACCDAQGRLSVNGHAVDEPYVRLPADVKRVSGDDFSITVPKGRIWVMGDNRYNSADSRIHGNVPLDDVVGRAFVITWPADRWSVLSRYGAEWDAVPDPE, encoded by the coding sequence TTGAGCGACCAGACGAACAGCGACGACACACCCAGCAACGACGCATCGAGCAGCGCCACAGCGGACACGGCCGCAGCGGACGAACGGCGCCGGTCGACGCGGCGGTTCATCCGCGACCTGGTGATCATCGTCGTGGCGGCGCTCCTCGCGTCGTTCCTGGTGAAGGCCTACCTGGTGCGCTCGTTCTACATCCCCTCGGAGTCGATGGAGAACACCCTGCTCGTCGGCGACCGGGTACTGGTGAACGAGCTCGTGCCCCACGCGATGCGGCTGGAGCGCGGGGACGTCGTGGTCTTCCGCGACCCGAACGCGTGGCTCGGCCCGGGGCAGGGCGACGACCTCATCAAGCGCGTGATCGGCCTGCCGGGGGACCGGGTCGCGTGCTGTGACGCCCAGGGTCGGCTGTCGGTGAACGGGCACGCCGTCGACGAGCCGTACGTGCGGCTGCCGGCCGACGTGAAGCGGGTGTCGGGCGATGACTTCTCGATCACGGTGCCGAAGGGCCGCATCTGGGTGATGGGCGACAACCGGTACAACTCGGCGGACTCGCGGATCCACGGCAACGTCCCGCTGGACGACGTGGTGGGTCGCGCGTTCGTCATCACGTGGCCGGCCGACCGGTGGTCGGTGCTGTCGCGCTACGGCGCGGAGTGGGACGCGGTCCCGGACCCGGAGTGA